Proteins co-encoded in one Setaria viridis chromosome 9, Setaria_viridis_v4.0, whole genome shotgun sequence genomic window:
- the LOC117840786 gene encoding eukaryotic translation initiation factor, which produces MMEDVSASWNNIPKRRDVLLEAFGYVCPLQRYSEQNYTKELDLLKGQLMGAGITTADILKDVISLIFEKENFEPTFCPMYAQLCSDLNDKLPSFPPEEPGGKEITLKRVLLNDRQEAYEGASSRRAEIAKLTGPDQET; this is translated from the exons ATGTGAGTGCTTCTTGGAACAATATCCCTAAAAGACGAGATGTGCTTCTAGAGGCATTTGGATATGTTTGCCCGTTACAAAGG TATAGTGAACAAAATTACACCAAAGAACTTGATCTACTCAAGGGTCAACTAATGGGAGCTGGAATCACTACTGCTGATATTTTGAAG GATGTTATTTCTCTAATATTTGAGAAGGAAAATTTTGAGCCTACCTTCTGTCCGATGTATGCTCAACTTTGTTCTGATCTCAATGACAAGCTCCCATCATTCCCTCCTGAAGAACCAGGTGGTAAAGAGATCACATTGAAACGTGTGCTATTGAATGATCGTCAGGAAGCCTATGAAGGTGCCAGCAGCCGAAGAGCTGAGATTGCAAAATTAACTGGTCCTGACCAAGAGACATAG